In one window of Micromonospora cathayae DNA:
- a CDS encoding META domain-containing protein, producing the protein MWTIAGLADPGGGESLHLSPFELYLVGSRCGTLGGAWRADTDGVFLASVDSASSDVVEGTPGCARASQETPGWLRRVTAYRFDGNGLPVLLDDLAQPVARLVPGTTATAWPDLAPFVLEPPMVTDESRRSFAPAVPLPAALTPVDPQRLAGRWVPTRGHRGAYLEFTADGGWRGSDGCNDQNGRWITADGGTLLATAGAVTLAACAARVPVGYWLWEGRRAGFDGDTLVLLDGRGTETGRLHPVG; encoded by the coding sequence GTGTGGACGATCGCGGGCCTCGCCGACCCCGGCGGGGGAGAGAGCCTGCATCTCTCTCCTTTCGAGCTGTACCTGGTCGGCAGCCGCTGCGGCACCCTGGGCGGAGCATGGCGGGCCGACACCGACGGCGTCTTTCTGGCGAGTGTCGACTCCGCCTCCAGCGACGTCGTGGAGGGCACCCCGGGCTGTGCGCGGGCCAGCCAGGAGACTCCCGGCTGGCTGCGGCGTGTGACGGCGTACCGGTTCGACGGCAACGGGCTACCCGTGCTGCTGGACGACCTGGCGCAGCCGGTCGCCCGGCTGGTCCCCGGCACCACCGCGACCGCCTGGCCGGACCTGGCGCCGTTCGTGCTGGAGCCGCCGATGGTCACCGACGAGTCCCGGCGGAGTTTCGCGCCGGCCGTGCCGCTACCGGCGGCGCTGACTCCCGTCGACCCGCAGCGGCTGGCCGGTCGGTGGGTTCCCACCCGTGGGCACCGGGGGGCGTACCTGGAGTTCACGGCGGACGGTGGGTGGCGCGGCTCCGACGGCTGCAACGACCAGAACGGCCGGTGGATCACGGCGGACGGGGGGACGCTGCTCGCCACCGCCGGGGCCGTCACGCTGGCGGCCTGCGCGGCCCGCGTGCCGGTCGGGTACTGGCTCTGGGAAGGACGGCGAGCCGGTTTCGACGGTGACACCCTGGTGCTGCTCGACGGTCGGGGCACCGAGACCGGCCGGCTGCACCCCGTCGGCTGA
- a CDS encoding SDR family oxidoreductase has product MRLTDRVVVVTGGAGGIGAALGRRFVAEGAAVVVLADLDADAAHAVAAAIGPAARGVGLDATDAAQVAALVTEVETRYGRIDLFCANAGVATGRGLDAEDADWERSWQVNVVAHVYAARAVLPGMLARGEGYLLHTCSAAGLLTAVGDAPYTATKHAAVGFAEWLAITYRDRGIRVSALCPQGVDTPMLADGLAEGHLGARVIAASGPVLTPDAVADATVTGLAEERFLILPHPEVADYARRRADDPDGWQAGLRRLMGRLRRDAQAGPQR; this is encoded by the coding sequence ATGCGGTTGACCGACCGGGTGGTGGTGGTCACCGGTGGGGCCGGTGGGATCGGCGCGGCCCTGGGCCGCCGGTTCGTCGCCGAGGGGGCCGCCGTCGTCGTCCTGGCCGACCTGGACGCCGACGCGGCCCACGCGGTCGCCGCGGCGATCGGCCCGGCCGCCCGGGGTGTCGGTCTCGACGCCACCGACGCCGCTCAGGTGGCCGCCCTGGTCACCGAGGTGGAAACCCGGTACGGGCGGATCGACCTGTTCTGCGCCAACGCCGGGGTGGCGACCGGACGGGGGCTGGACGCCGAGGACGCCGACTGGGAGCGGTCCTGGCAGGTGAACGTCGTCGCGCACGTGTACGCCGCCCGGGCGGTGCTGCCCGGAATGCTGGCCCGGGGCGAGGGCTACCTGCTGCACACCTGTTCGGCGGCGGGGCTGCTGACCGCCGTCGGGGACGCCCCGTACACGGCGACGAAACACGCGGCGGTCGGGTTCGCCGAGTGGCTGGCGATCACCTACCGGGACCGGGGCATCCGGGTCAGCGCGCTGTGCCCGCAGGGCGTGGACACGCCGATGCTCGCCGACGGGTTGGCCGAGGGACACCTGGGGGCGCGGGTGATCGCCGCGTCCGGGCCGGTGCTCACCCCGGACGCGGTCGCCGACGCGACGGTGACGGGACTGGCCGAGGAGCGGTTCCTGATCCTGCCGCATCCGGAGGTGGCCGACTACGCCCGACGCCGCGCCGACGACCCGGACGGCTGGCAGGCCGGCCTGCGTCGACTGATGGGCCGGCTGCGGCGTGACGCCCAGGCCGGACCTCAGCGGTAG
- a CDS encoding low temperature requirement protein A: MLRLPDGQQPQDGPAVTRPARARIVPAPDGPQRATFLELFFDLVFVFALTRIGTRAFEDLALEPGGAQGWSPITGGGKTLLLLLALWAVWQSTAWTTSRYDPYNFWLQTIVILALAASMVMGVAVPRAFTVAGLSFAVAYVVAQMSRPLILLFALGHGEERQLKLRMLVVYGVTAVFWLGGTFLPSTPRVVLWTLALGIEYTAGRTGWPVPGLGRSTVSRWHLVGEHLAERYQQFFLIALGETILVTGLAYGSGPRNPARAAAFGLALVTSVLLWRIYFQRAGQILAEAVARARQPAVIGRSAADTHLVMVIGVVGTAIGYELVIGYPLEHPEAAWIVLVLGGPLVFLAGRARFEYEVFGRVSPSRWVAMVALAVPLPVLVHHPPLIAAGTAAAILLAVAVVDARRARGRPPEAASPPF, from the coding sequence ATGTTACGACTGCCGGATGGACAGCAGCCCCAGGACGGGCCGGCGGTGACCCGCCCGGCCAGGGCCCGGATCGTCCCGGCACCGGACGGTCCCCAACGGGCCACCTTCCTGGAGCTCTTCTTCGACCTGGTCTTCGTCTTCGCGCTCACCCGCATCGGCACCCGGGCCTTCGAGGATCTCGCCCTGGAACCGGGCGGCGCCCAGGGCTGGTCACCGATCACCGGGGGCGGCAAGACCCTGCTGCTCCTGCTGGCCCTCTGGGCGGTCTGGCAGAGCACCGCCTGGACCACCAGCCGGTACGACCCGTACAACTTCTGGTTGCAGACCATCGTGATCCTCGCGCTGGCCGCCAGCATGGTGATGGGGGTGGCGGTCCCCCGGGCCTTCACCGTGGCCGGGCTGAGTTTCGCCGTCGCGTACGTGGTCGCGCAGATGTCCCGGCCGCTGATCCTGCTGTTCGCCCTCGGCCACGGCGAGGAACGTCAGCTGAAACTGCGGATGCTGGTGGTCTACGGGGTGACGGCGGTGTTCTGGCTGGGCGGGACGTTCCTCCCCAGCACCCCCCGGGTGGTGCTCTGGACGCTCGCGCTGGGCATCGAGTACACCGCCGGCCGGACCGGCTGGCCGGTACCCGGTCTGGGCCGGTCCACGGTCAGCCGGTGGCATCTGGTGGGCGAGCACCTCGCCGAGCGGTACCAGCAGTTCTTCCTCATCGCCCTCGGCGAGACGATCCTGGTCACCGGGCTGGCCTACGGCTCCGGGCCGCGTAACCCGGCGCGGGCGGCGGCCTTCGGGTTGGCGTTGGTGACGTCGGTGCTGCTGTGGCGGATCTACTTCCAGCGTGCCGGGCAGATCCTCGCCGAGGCGGTGGCGCGGGCCCGGCAGCCGGCGGTCATCGGCCGGTCCGCCGCCGACACGCACCTGGTGATGGTGATCGGCGTGGTGGGCACCGCGATCGGCTACGAGCTGGTCATCGGGTACCCGCTGGAGCACCCGGAGGCGGCCTGGATCGTGTTGGTGCTCGGTGGGCCGCTGGTGTTCCTCGCCGGCCGGGCCCGCTTCGAGTACGAGGTGTTCGGGCGGGTGTCCCCGTCCCGGTGGGTCGCCATGGTGGCGCTGGCCGTGCCGCTGCCGGTGCTCGTCCACCACCCGCCGCTGATCGCCGCCGGCACCGCGGCGGCCATCCTGCTCGCGGTGGCGGTGGTGGACGCCCGCCGGGCCCGCGGCCGTCCCCCGGAGGCGGCGTCCCCACCGTTCTGA
- a CDS encoding YbhB/YbcL family Raf kinase inhibitor-like protein: MAGIVLRSTAFSDHDLLPGRFSRAGGNVSPPLQWAEVPDSARELVLLVEDPDAGRTPFLHWLVTGIDPASGGTDEGAVPAGGREWPNDAGGTGWSGPHPPQGEEAHRYFFRLFALDRPLDLPTSPHAPDVHRALAGHEIASGTTIGTFYR; this comes from the coding sequence ATGGCCGGCATCGTGTTGCGGAGCACCGCGTTCAGCGACCACGACCTGTTGCCCGGGCGGTTCTCCCGGGCCGGCGGGAACGTCTCGCCGCCGTTGCAGTGGGCCGAGGTACCGGACTCGGCACGGGAACTGGTGCTGCTGGTGGAGGATCCGGACGCGGGACGGACGCCGTTCCTGCACTGGCTGGTCACCGGGATCGATCCGGCCTCGGGCGGCACCGACGAGGGCGCCGTCCCGGCGGGCGGCCGGGAGTGGCCCAACGACGCCGGCGGAACCGGCTGGTCCGGGCCGCATCCGCCGCAGGGCGAGGAGGCGCACCGGTACTTCTTCCGGCTGTTCGCGCTGGACCGGCCCCTGGATCTGCCGACCAGCCCGCACGCCCCGGACGTGCACCGTGCGCTGGCCGGCCACGAGATCGCCAGCGGCACCACGATCGGTACCTTCTACCGCTGA
- a CDS encoding phosphatase PAP2 family protein, which translates to MRVRATARGWTAVWLVLLAVMYTLALLAVWRLALHTETGQWLDTVALTGNRIGQDRIDGPVNQVLNAVSVVSLLAAIAVIGFIALLRRRIALAVTATALIVGANVTTQLLKYGLGRPDYGIDPERAAVGNSLPSGHACVAASVAVALVLVLPRKVRVLGAFLGAGYAALNGVATLSAGWHRPSDAVAAFLVVGAWAAAGGLLLLLTQREQAQVEPADAHRTAALVLGLTGLAALVVSMTAMAWLDGQPKLAVSELGRRPLFVGYAGSAAGIVGTIGVVMALLLALVHRLVPRVKG; encoded by the coding sequence GTGCGGGTGCGAGCGACGGCAAGGGGTTGGACCGCGGTGTGGCTGGTGCTGCTCGCGGTCATGTACACGTTGGCCCTGCTCGCGGTGTGGCGCCTCGCGCTGCACACCGAGACCGGCCAGTGGCTCGACACGGTGGCGTTGACCGGCAACCGGATCGGCCAGGACCGCATCGACGGCCCGGTCAACCAGGTGCTCAACGCGGTGTCCGTGGTCTCGCTGCTGGCCGCGATCGCGGTGATCGGTTTCATCGCGCTGCTGCGTCGACGCATCGCCCTGGCGGTCACCGCCACCGCGCTGATCGTCGGCGCGAACGTCACCACCCAACTGCTCAAGTACGGGCTGGGCCGGCCGGACTACGGCATCGACCCGGAGCGGGCCGCCGTCGGCAACAGCCTGCCCAGCGGGCATGCCTGCGTGGCCGCCTCGGTGGCGGTGGCGCTGGTGCTCGTCCTGCCCCGCAAGGTCCGGGTGCTCGGCGCGTTCCTCGGCGCCGGGTACGCCGCGCTCAACGGGGTGGCCACCCTGTCGGCCGGTTGGCACCGGCCCAGCGACGCGGTCGCCGCGTTCCTGGTGGTCGGCGCCTGGGCGGCGGCCGGTGGTCTGCTGCTGTTGCTCACCCAACGGGAGCAGGCCCAGGTGGAACCGGCCGACGCGCACCGGACCGCGGCGCTGGTGCTCGGGCTGACCGGCCTGGCCGCGCTGGTCGTCTCGATGACCGCGATGGCCTGGCTGGACGGCCAACCCAAACTGGCGGTCAGCGAGCTGGGCCGCCGGCCGCTGTTCGTCGGGTACGCCGGCAGCGCCGCCGGCATCGTCGGCACCATCGGCGTGGTGATGGCCCTGCTGCTCGCCCTGGTGCACCGGCTGGTGCCCCGGGTCAAGGGCTGA
- a CDS encoding DUF3159 domain-containing protein, which yields MTGAPQRERPSAPDAPGPESLADLLGGRRGAVDATLPPLAFGVGWLAGGESLWGGVIAAVLTGAAVAGWRLHRGDRPRSVLIGLLAVCVAALIALRTGRATDFFLLQVLANAASALVWVVSVVVRWPLLGVLVGVALRQRGRWRRDGALLRAYGRGSWVWAASYALRVAVFVPLYLGGQVVALVVARVALTWPLVATALGVSWLVVRRSLPAGHPGLRHPVVPSDADREA from the coding sequence GTGACCGGTGCACCACAGCGCGAACGGCCCTCCGCTCCCGACGCGCCGGGTCCGGAGTCCCTGGCGGACCTGCTCGGCGGGCGACGCGGCGCGGTCGACGCGACCCTTCCTCCGTTGGCGTTCGGCGTGGGTTGGCTGGCCGGCGGTGAGTCGCTCTGGGGTGGAGTGATCGCCGCCGTGCTGACCGGGGCGGCGGTCGCCGGGTGGCGACTGCACCGGGGCGACCGGCCCCGGTCGGTGCTGATCGGTCTGCTGGCGGTGTGCGTGGCCGCGCTGATCGCGTTGCGGACCGGCCGGGCCACCGACTTCTTCCTGCTCCAGGTGCTCGCGAACGCGGCCAGCGCGCTGGTCTGGGTGGTCAGCGTGGTGGTGCGCTGGCCGCTGCTGGGGGTGCTGGTGGGGGTGGCGCTGCGGCAGCGGGGCCGCTGGCGGCGGGACGGGGCGCTGCTGCGCGCGTACGGCCGGGGCAGTTGGGTCTGGGCGGCCAGTTACGCGCTGCGGGTGGCGGTGTTCGTGCCGCTGTACCTCGGCGGGCAGGTGGTGGCGCTGGTGGTGGCCCGGGTGGCGCTGACCTGGCCGCTGGTGGCGACGGCCCTCGGGGTGAGCTGGCTGGTGGTGCGCCGGTCCCTGCCGGCGGGGCATCCGGGGTTGCGCCACCCGGTCGTACCGTCCGACGCGGACCGGGAGGCGTGA
- a CDS encoding glycoside hydrolase family 48 protein, whose amino-acid sequence MARRRRLAMLAATTLAIGGVALPAGVAQAAPACDVVYATSDWSNGFTANVTIKNLGDAVNGWTLKFNFPSGQRLVQGWSARWSQSGTEVTAVNESYNGSLPTGGSTTIGFNGSHTGTNTKPTSFSVNGVTCGGTTNPQQPPTVALSVPAGPFEAPADVPLTATASDPDGTIAKVEFYRNGLLVNTDTSAPYAYTLEDLPAGSYTVQAKAYDNANLTATAEKAFTVSASSGPVLVATPSAVSVAEGGSSAFNLKLSGLPSANVPVTLTRTGDTDITVAPTSVTLTPTNWNTGVNVTVSAAEDADTAGGTATITASATGYAPLAITATELDNDTPGGDNVWNARFLELYGKIKNSGYFSPEGVPYHSIETLIVEAPDHGHETTSEAFSYWLWLEAAYGRATQNWAPFNNAWTVMEKYIIPSHADQATAGAPGTPQYAAEHDLPSQYPSQLDANVPVGQDPLRSELQSTYGTGDIYGMHWLLDVDNVYGYGRCGDGTTRPAYINTFQRGTQESVWETVPQPSCDTFKHGGTNGFLDLFVKEANAPAKQWKYTNAPDADARAVQAAYWALTWAKAQNKQADVAATVAKAAKMGDYLRYAMFDKYFKKIGNCVGATACPAATGKDSAHYLMSWYYAWGGAYEANQNWSWRIGSSHSHFGYQNPFAAWALTSVNELKPKSPTAVADWTKSFERQLEFYTWLQSAEGGIAGGATNSWGGNYGTPPAGTATFYGMFYDVDPVYNDPPSNQWFGMQVWSMQRIAELYQETGNTRAKALLDKWVPWAIANTTLGANWSVPSELKWTGQPANWNPTSPQPNTNLHVEVIGKGQDVGVTGALARTLIAYAAKSGNAAAKTTAKGLLDALYAASDAKGVARPETRGDYQRFDDVYNASTGQGLYIPQGWTGKMANGDTIAPGKSFLDIRSFYKNDPDWPKVQAYLDGGPEPTFTYHRFWAQVDVAMAYADYGRLFPNG is encoded by the coding sequence CTGGCAAGACGTCGCCGACTGGCGATGCTCGCCGCCACCACGCTGGCCATCGGCGGGGTCGCCCTGCCGGCCGGCGTCGCGCAGGCCGCCCCGGCCTGCGACGTGGTCTACGCGACCAGCGACTGGAGCAACGGGTTCACCGCCAACGTCACCATCAAGAACCTGGGCGACGCGGTCAACGGCTGGACGTTGAAGTTCAACTTCCCGTCCGGCCAGCGGCTCGTCCAGGGCTGGTCGGCGAGGTGGAGCCAGTCCGGCACCGAGGTCACCGCCGTCAACGAGTCCTACAACGGCTCCCTCCCGACCGGCGGGTCCACCACGATCGGCTTCAACGGCAGCCACACCGGCACCAACACCAAGCCGACCTCCTTCTCGGTCAACGGCGTGACCTGCGGCGGCACCACCAACCCGCAGCAGCCGCCGACGGTCGCGCTGTCCGTGCCGGCCGGCCCGTTCGAGGCCCCGGCGGACGTGCCGCTGACCGCCACCGCCAGCGACCCGGACGGCACCATCGCCAAGGTCGAGTTCTACCGCAACGGCCTGCTGGTCAACACCGACACCAGCGCGCCGTACGCGTACACCCTCGAGGACCTGCCGGCCGGTAGCTACACGGTGCAGGCCAAGGCGTACGACAACGCCAACCTGACCGCCACCGCCGAGAAGGCGTTCACCGTCTCCGCGTCCAGCGGGCCGGTGCTGGTCGCCACCCCGTCCGCGGTGAGCGTCGCCGAGGGCGGCAGCTCCGCGTTCAACCTCAAGCTCAGCGGCCTGCCGTCGGCCAACGTGCCGGTGACGCTGACCCGTACCGGGGACACCGACATCACCGTCGCCCCGACCTCGGTCACGCTGACGCCGACCAACTGGAACACCGGCGTCAACGTCACGGTCAGCGCGGCCGAGGACGCCGACACCGCCGGTGGCACTGCCACCATCACCGCGTCGGCCACCGGGTACGCGCCGCTGGCGATCACCGCCACCGAGCTGGACAACGACACCCCGGGCGGGGACAACGTCTGGAACGCCCGCTTCCTGGAGCTCTACGGCAAGATCAAGAACTCGGGGTACTTCAGCCCCGAGGGCGTGCCGTACCACTCCATCGAGACGCTGATCGTCGAGGCCCCCGACCACGGGCACGAGACCACCAGCGAGGCGTTCAGCTACTGGCTCTGGCTGGAGGCCGCCTACGGCCGGGCCACCCAGAACTGGGCCCCGTTCAACAACGCCTGGACGGTGATGGAGAAGTACATCATCCCGTCGCACGCCGACCAGGCCACCGCCGGCGCGCCCGGCACCCCGCAGTACGCCGCCGAGCACGACCTGCCCAGCCAGTACCCGTCGCAGCTCGACGCGAACGTGCCGGTCGGCCAGGACCCGCTGCGCAGCGAACTCCAGTCCACCTACGGCACCGGTGACATCTACGGCATGCACTGGCTGCTCGACGTGGACAACGTCTACGGCTACGGCCGCTGCGGCGACGGCACCACCCGGCCGGCGTACATCAACACCTTCCAGCGCGGCACCCAGGAGTCGGTCTGGGAGACCGTCCCGCAGCCGTCCTGCGACACCTTCAAGCACGGCGGCACCAACGGCTTCCTCGACCTGTTCGTCAAGGAGGCCAACGCCCCGGCCAAGCAGTGGAAGTACACCAACGCGCCGGACGCCGACGCCCGTGCCGTGCAGGCCGCCTACTGGGCGCTGACCTGGGCCAAGGCCCAGAACAAGCAGGCCGACGTGGCGGCCACCGTGGCCAAGGCCGCCAAGATGGGCGACTACCTGCGGTACGCCATGTTCGACAAGTACTTCAAGAAGATCGGTAACTGCGTCGGGGCCACCGCCTGCCCGGCCGCCACCGGCAAGGACTCCGCGCACTACCTGATGTCCTGGTACTACGCCTGGGGTGGCGCGTACGAGGCCAACCAGAACTGGTCGTGGCGGATCGGCTCCAGCCACAGCCACTTCGGCTACCAGAACCCGTTCGCGGCCTGGGCGCTGACCAGCGTCAACGAGCTCAAGCCCAAGTCGCCGACCGCGGTCGCCGACTGGACCAAGAGCTTCGAGCGGCAGCTGGAGTTCTACACCTGGCTCCAGTCCGCCGAGGGCGGCATCGCCGGTGGTGCCACCAACAGCTGGGGCGGCAACTACGGCACCCCGCCGGCCGGCACCGCCACCTTCTACGGCATGTTCTACGACGTCGACCCGGTCTACAACGACCCGCCGTCGAACCAGTGGTTCGGCATGCAGGTCTGGTCGATGCAGCGGATCGCCGAGCTGTACCAGGAGACCGGCAACACCCGAGCCAAGGCGCTGCTGGACAAGTGGGTGCCGTGGGCCATCGCCAACACCACCCTGGGCGCCAACTGGTCCGTCCCGTCCGAGCTGAAGTGGACCGGACAGCCGGCCAACTGGAACCCGACCAGCCCGCAGCCGAACACCAACCTGCACGTCGAGGTGATCGGCAAGGGGCAGGACGTCGGCGTCACCGGCGCGCTCGCCCGGACCCTGATCGCCTACGCGGCCAAGTCGGGCAACGCGGCGGCGAAGACCACCGCCAAGGGCCTGCTGGACGCGCTGTACGCGGCCAGCGACGCCAAGGGCGTGGCGCGGCCGGAGACCCGCGGCGACTACCAGCGGTTCGACGACGTCTACAACGCCAGCACCGGTCAGGGCCTCTACATCCCGCAGGGGTGGACCGGCAAGATGGCCAACGGTGACACCATCGCCCCGGGCAAGAGCTTCCTCGACATCCGCTCCTTCTACAAGAACGACCCGGACTGGCCCAAGGTCCAGGCCTACCTGGACGGCGGTCCCGAGCCGACGTTCACCTACCACCGGTTCTGGGCGCAGGTCGACGTGGCCATGGCGTACGCCGACTACGGTCGCCTGTTCCCGAACGGCTGA